From the Octadecabacter antarcticus 307 genome, one window contains:
- a CDS encoding sugar ABC transporter substrate-binding protein: MNIKKTLATFIMSLGLGAVSLSPALADGETTLVVMIRGLDNPYHANYVTGAEALGERLGLPVAVLSSEGNSQKQFADLRAQIARTGGNMVVNVDPNEGPDVVPIAKILEDAGIYWVNWWNKPDQVSLEDYPHWVAHIAFDAVDQGYYSASELFETFETPNKGTIIAIQGMLSNNAAIGRFNGLLKALEENPGVELLQWEAADWDTNRAYESTKQLLAAHPDVDGVWAANDNMAVGAVAALKELDLDGQVMVSGVDGTLDALDAISEGTQSSTEFQDSRYQSQLGLTMALAAMNGELDPSAMSATDREFLIAGSQVNADNVDAFVAEIFNVMPEYDLSDFYSQRISASE; the protein is encoded by the coding sequence ATGAACATCAAAAAGACACTTGCAACATTTATTATGAGTCTCGGTTTAGGAGCCGTTTCACTTAGCCCGGCACTGGCGGACGGCGAGACAACGCTGGTTGTCATGATCCGCGGTTTGGATAATCCATATCACGCTAACTACGTAACCGGTGCAGAGGCTTTGGGCGAACGATTAGGCCTTCCTGTCGCGGTCCTCAGCAGCGAAGGCAATAGCCAAAAGCAGTTTGCAGATCTACGCGCTCAAATCGCCAGAACTGGCGGCAATATGGTCGTGAATGTCGACCCTAATGAAGGCCCAGACGTCGTGCCGATCGCCAAAATTTTGGAAGACGCTGGGATCTACTGGGTCAATTGGTGGAATAAACCTGACCAAGTCAGCCTTGAAGACTATCCGCATTGGGTCGCACACATTGCGTTTGATGCGGTTGACCAGGGCTATTACAGTGCGTCGGAACTGTTTGAGACGTTCGAAACGCCGAACAAAGGCACGATTATCGCCATTCAGGGCATGCTTTCCAACAACGCTGCGATTGGCCGTTTTAACGGTCTGCTTAAAGCGCTTGAGGAAAATCCTGGTGTTGAGCTATTACAGTGGGAGGCCGCTGATTGGGACACTAACCGAGCCTATGAATCTACAAAGCAGCTTTTGGCTGCACATCCCGATGTGGATGGTGTCTGGGCCGCCAACGACAACATGGCAGTAGGGGCGGTTGCTGCCCTTAAGGAGTTGGACCTTGACGGTCAAGTGATGGTTTCGGGGGTCGATGGCACCCTAGATGCGCTTGATGCAATTTCTGAAGGCACACAATCATCAACTGAGTTTCAGGATTCAAGATATCAATCCCAACTTGGGCTGACAATGGCACTTGCGGCAATGAATGGGGAACTTGATCCATCGGCTATGTCGGCAACAGACCGAGAATTCCTGATCGCGGGTTCTCAGGTTAATGCAGATA
- a CDS encoding IS5 family transposase (programmed frameshift) produces MSNLYWLSEAQMERLRPYFPKDRGRARVDDRRVLSGIIFINRNGLRWCDAPAEYGPPKTLYNRWKRWSDMGVFARILMGLAEQAPDNKTISIDATYLKAHRTASSLRLKKGGGGRLIGLTKGGMNTKLHAVTDTNGRPVRLFITAGQVSDYTGAAALMNGLPEAEWLLADRGYGADWFRETLVDKGTKPCIPGRKSRKKAVKYDKRRYKRRNRIERMFGRLKDWRRVATRYDRSPTVFLSAIALAATVIFWL; encoded by the exons ATGAGCAATCTATATTGGCTGAGTGAGGCACAGATGGAGCGTCTGCGGCCTTATTTTCCGAAGGACCGAGGCCGTGCGCGTGTTGATGATCGTCGTGTCCTGAGTGGTATTATTTTCATTAATCGCAATGGTTTACGGTGGTGTGATGCTCCTGCGGAATATGGGCCGCCAAAGACGCTGTACAATCGTTGGAAGCGCTGGAGTGACATGGGCGTGTTTGCCCGGATCTTGATGGGGCTGGCCGAGCAGGCTCCCGATAACAAGACCATCTCGATCGATGCCACCTACCTCAAAGCACATCGTACGGCCTCCAGCCTGCGGTTAAAAAAGGGGGGTG GTGGACGCCTGATCGGGCTGACCAAGGGCGGCATGAACACAAAGCTGCATGCGGTTACAGATACCAACGGTCGCCCGGTCCGCTTGTTTATCACTGCAGGTCAGGTGAGCGATTATACTGGCGCTGCTGCCCTAATGAATGGCCTGCCTGAAGCCGAGTGGCTCCTTGCTGACAGAGGATATGGTGCTGACTGGTTCCGCGAAACCCTTGTAGACAAGGGCACAAAGCCCTGCATCCCCGGGCGCAAGTCACGCAAGAAGGCCGTTAAATACGACAAGCGCCGTTACAAACGACGCAACCGTATCGAGAGAATGTTCGGAAGGCTCAAAGATTGGCGCCGCGTCGCAACTCGCTACGACAGATCACCAACAGTCTTCCTCTCCGCAATCGCTCTCGCCGCAACCGTCATATTCTGGTTATGA
- a CDS encoding IS5 family transposase: MGPDPSYPLLTLLRASLLGIWYRLSDVELAQTLFRDLLFRKFCHLELGSDVPDATTIGRFRQQLAEHDLWDVLLGEVNHQLEAKHIIMTQGRINIIDATPVEAAQSGRGKDTNDEPTRDPEAGWHVKADSRGNMKSTYGYSIHTGVDEDGFIHRQTVTPGNAHDSTERDTLLLGDEVALYADAAYSSQATRDKLDRFGINDQVQRKGYRGRPLSDDDKLRNDEISVIRSGGERPFATYKSRYGLSRTRLMGLAKNLTLFGLAAIAHNIAKGSKFLKLYGIPNLEPTG; encoded by the coding sequence ATGGGTCCTGACCCTAGCTATCCGTTGCTAACTTTGCTTCGGGCTTCACTGCTGGGCATTTGGTATCGCTTGAGCGATGTGGAGCTCGCACAGACCCTGTTTCGTGATTTGTTGTTTCGGAAATTTTGCCACCTCGAATTGGGCAGTGATGTCCCGGATGCCACAACTATCGGGCGATTTCGCCAGCAGTTGGCCGAGCATGATCTGTGGGATGTTTTGCTGGGTGAAGTGAACCATCAGCTTGAAGCAAAACACATCATCATGACGCAAGGGCGGATCAATATCATTGACGCTACACCGGTTGAAGCAGCGCAGTCGGGGCGTGGAAAAGACACCAATGATGAGCCCACGCGCGACCCTGAGGCAGGCTGGCACGTAAAAGCCGACAGTCGGGGCAATATGAAATCCACCTATGGGTATTCGATCCACACTGGCGTTGACGAGGACGGTTTCATCCATCGTCAGACCGTCACGCCGGGCAACGCCCATGACAGCACCGAACGGGACACACTTTTGCTGGGTGATGAGGTGGCGCTATATGCGGATGCTGCGTATTCCTCGCAAGCTACACGCGACAAACTGGACAGGTTTGGCATTAACGATCAGGTACAGCGCAAAGGGTATAGGGGCCGCCCCTTGTCGGATGATGACAAGCTGCGAAACGATGAAATCTCCGTGATCCGCTCCGGTGGTGAACGTCCCTTCGCCACCTACAAGTCCCGCTATGGATTGTCCCGAACACGGTTGATGGGGCTGGCGAAAAACCTGACCCTGTTTGGGTTGGCAGCTATCGCCCATAACATCGCGAAAGGCTCAAAGTTCTTGAAACTCTACGGCATTCCAAATCTAGAACCCACTGGATAG
- a CDS encoding type II toxin-antitoxin system CcdA family antitoxin → MFLVDLLFKGDLPMNAQPRKSSNLSLDVALLIEAKQLKVNLSRAAEEGVRVAVLACLASQFWAC, encoded by the coding sequence ATGTTTCTGGTTGATCTCCTGTTTAAAGGAGACCTGCCCATGAATGCTCAACCCCGAAAGTCTTCGAACTTGTCGCTCGATGTCGCTTTGCTCATTGAAGCCAAGCAGCTGAAGGTGAATCTGTCGCGAGCGGCAGAAGAGGGGGTTCGAGTTGCTGTTCTAGCGTGCCTGGCATCACAGTTTTGGGCGTGCTGA
- the pcaF gene encoding 3-oxoadipyl-CoA thiolase, whose translation MTDVFICDYIRTPIGKYGGALSSVRADDLGAVPLRALAARNSRLDLEAIDEVIFGCANQAGEDNRNVARMSLLLAGMPVTVPGVTVNRLCGSGMDAIITAARTIKSGEADVIIAGGVESMSRAPLVMPKGETAFSRRPEVHDSTIGWRFVNPLMKQRYGVDSMPETAENVAAEHAVSRADQDDFALASQQKATRAQESGRLASEITEVSVPQRRGADVIVSHDEHLRPQTTLKDLQALRPFVRSDGVITAGNASGVNDGAAALIVASEEGAKRHGLTPIVRIMGGATAGVSPRVMGIGPAPASQKLLRRLGIDQTALDVIEINEAFAAQGLASLRMLGVADDDERVNRNGGAIALGHPLGMSGARIAGSAAFELGETGGKIALATMCIGVGQGIAIALERI comes from the coding sequence ATGACTGACGTATTTATTTGTGATTATATCCGCACGCCGATTGGGAAATACGGCGGTGCCTTGTCGTCTGTGCGCGCCGATGATTTAGGCGCGGTGCCACTGCGCGCCCTTGCCGCGCGCAATTCCAGGCTTGATCTTGAGGCTATTGATGAGGTGATTTTTGGCTGCGCAAATCAAGCGGGAGAGGATAATCGCAACGTGGCGCGTATGTCTTTGTTGCTTGCCGGTATGCCAGTAACGGTACCGGGCGTGACTGTGAACCGTCTTTGTGGATCTGGTATGGACGCAATCATAACCGCCGCGCGCACAATCAAATCAGGCGAAGCGGACGTTATTATCGCGGGCGGAGTCGAAAGCATGTCTCGGGCACCGCTTGTCATGCCGAAAGGTGAGACAGCCTTTTCGCGTCGTCCCGAGGTACACGACAGTACAATTGGCTGGCGGTTCGTCAATCCGCTGATGAAACAGCGATATGGTGTCGATAGTATGCCTGAAACGGCTGAAAATGTAGCTGCTGAGCATGCAGTGTCGCGCGCAGACCAAGATGACTTTGCGCTGGCGTCTCAGCAAAAGGCCACTCGAGCACAGGAAAGTGGCCGCCTTGCCTCCGAGATTACGGAAGTATCTGTTCCGCAACGGCGGGGAGCAGATGTTATTGTTTCGCACGACGAGCACCTGCGCCCGCAAACAACTTTGAAAGACTTGCAAGCTCTGCGCCCGTTTGTGCGCAGCGATGGAGTCATTACTGCTGGCAACGCGTCGGGTGTCAACGATGGTGCGGCGGCTTTGATTGTGGCGTCCGAAGAAGGGGCCAAGCGGCACGGGCTTACTCCGATTGTCAGGATTATGGGCGGGGCAACAGCAGGAGTTTCACCTCGAGTAATGGGGATTGGTCCAGCACCCGCATCCCAAAAGCTTCTTAGACGTCTTGGCATCGACCAAACGGCGCTGGACGTGATTGAAATCAATGAAGCCTTTGCTGCTCAAGGGCTGGCATCGTTGCGTATGCTAGGGGTCGCGGATGATGACGAGCGTGTAAACCGCAATGGCGGCGCGATTGCCTTGGGGCACCCCCTTGGCATGTCGGGCGCGCGGATCGCCGGATCAGCCGCGTTCGAGCTTGGCGAAACAGGGGGCAAAATTGCGTTGGCGACCATGTGCATTGGCGTGGGTCAGGGCATTGCGATTGCACTGGAGCGAATTTGA
- a CDS encoding 3-oxoacid CoA-transferase subunit B, translating to MNTPTKLSGAQIAWRAAQDIQDGSYVNLGIGLPELIAKFQPDGRSVTYHTENGVLGFGKAPAPGEEDWDLINAGKKAITLNPGASFFHHADSFAMVRGGHLDLAVLGAYQVAQTGDLANWSVGPKGVPAVGGAMDLVHGAKRVAVITDHTTKDGQPKLLRACTLPLTGMNCVTRVYTSLAVIDVQPEGFVLREKLPELSMDDLARVTDAPLHLDGPIVDLIVPEVSND from the coding sequence TTGAATACACCGACAAAGCTATCCGGAGCGCAAATTGCGTGGCGCGCGGCCCAAGATATTCAAGACGGATCCTACGTGAACCTAGGGATCGGGCTACCGGAGTTGATCGCCAAGTTTCAGCCGGACGGACGCTCTGTCACCTATCACACCGAAAACGGAGTCTTAGGGTTTGGAAAGGCGCCCGCCCCAGGCGAGGAAGATTGGGACCTAATCAACGCGGGCAAAAAGGCTATTACCCTTAACCCCGGCGCGTCTTTTTTTCATCACGCCGATAGTTTTGCGATGGTGCGCGGTGGACATTTGGATCTTGCGGTTCTTGGGGCCTATCAGGTTGCCCAGACCGGAGATCTTGCAAATTGGAGTGTTGGCCCGAAGGGCGTGCCGGCCGTGGGTGGTGCGATGGATCTAGTACACGGAGCCAAGCGCGTCGCAGTGATAACAGATCATACAACAAAAGACGGTCAACCAAAGCTCTTGCGCGCGTGCACGCTGCCCCTCACAGGAATGAACTGTGTGACACGGGTTTATACGTCGCTCGCTGTTATTGACGTCCAGCCAGAAGGCTTTGTGCTGCGCGAAAAACTACCCGAACTGTCAATGGATGACTTGGCCCGCGTGACTGACGCGCCGCTTCATCTTGATGGGCCAATTGTGGATTTGATTGTACCCGAGGTGTCAAATGACTGA
- a CDS encoding 3-oxoacid CoA-transferase subunit A, translated as MVNKLTTLAEALEDIDDNAGIMIGGFGGSGAPIELIHALIDRFRATGHPRNLTVINNNAGNGSVGIAAMIWAGMVGKIICSFPRSSNADAFNTAYRSGDITLDLVPQGTLAERIRAGGAGIPAFYTPTSAGTELANGKPTAVFDGKTYVQERSLKADFALVKAHQGDSAGNLTYRMAARNFAPLMAMAAKTTIVQVGNLLPVGAIDPQAVVTPGLFVDRIVAVPDPQQEEFLVREGAVY; from the coding sequence ATGGTGAACAAGCTCACAACATTGGCCGAGGCGTTAGAAGACATAGACGACAACGCGGGCATTATGATTGGAGGATTTGGTGGTTCAGGTGCTCCAATCGAATTGATTCACGCCCTGATTGATCGGTTTCGTGCGACGGGTCACCCGCGCAACCTGACGGTGATCAACAACAACGCCGGTAACGGGTCGGTTGGAATTGCGGCAATGATCTGGGCTGGTATGGTTGGAAAAATCATTTGCTCGTTTCCGCGTTCTTCGAATGCTGATGCATTCAATACCGCATATCGTTCTGGTGACATTACGCTTGATCTTGTTCCCCAAGGTACTCTGGCCGAACGGATCAGGGCAGGGGGCGCAGGCATTCCTGCATTTTATACGCCTACTTCAGCAGGCACTGAGTTAGCAAACGGCAAACCGACCGCAGTGTTTGACGGTAAAACATATGTGCAAGAGCGATCCCTCAAGGCAGATTTTGCCCTTGTAAAAGCTCACCAAGGCGATAGCGCAGGCAATCTGACATACCGCATGGCGGCCCGAAATTTTGCGCCGCTCATGGCGATGGCAGCTAAGACGACAATTGTACAGGTTGGCAACCTTTTACCAGTTGGTGCGATTGACCCTCAGGCGGTTGTGACGCCGGGTCTATTCGTGGACCGGATCGTTGCAGTCCCCGATCCCCAACAAGAAGAATTTTTGGTGCGCGAAGGAGCGGTCTATTGA
- a CDS encoding FAD-dependent oxidoreductase has translation MNTLETDVTVVGSGPAGSTMALALASYGIKVTFISRYRWTSPTLRAHITNQRTMEILRDFGIEQEALADASPQSQMANTVFCTSLAGQELGRVQPWGNHPARLAEYTMFSTTSMCDLPQTYMEPLLVSNALKRGADVRFNTFFQPFVETSDGISVQAEDRLTGAPFDIRAKYLVGADGGNSLVAEQAGLSFEGAMGIVGSTNIEFEADLSALTVHRPSVLYCVIQPGSDVGGVGMGFLRMVRPWNKWLIVYGYDFDAGPPEMMDDYATGIIRSLTGLPDLAPKITGTSLWTVNNYWETELSKGCVFCVGDAVHRHPPTNGLGSNTSMQDSYNLAWKLALVLKGTAAPALLDSYNAERAPVAAQIVSRAIRSIQEYGPIFGALGLGPDVDKDATTESIAQLSDASAKAHERREAFRNELDAKSYEYNAHGVEMNQRYVSGAVIPDRIPNSSTRDAELFHIPTTSPGAKLPHAWLEDKTNLLSTLDLVGQEEFTLLTGIEGEACVDAADTLAKRHKLPLSAYMIGRGQQYQDLYGDWQQLREVREVGCILVRPDGYVAWRSTGIASRPDEALSAVLGEVLSQPTFVSTHEAA, from the coding sequence ATGAACACTCTTGAAACCGACGTCACTGTTGTTGGTAGCGGCCCAGCGGGCAGTACAATGGCGCTTGCGTTGGCAAGCTATGGCATCAAAGTTACGTTCATCAGCCGCTATCGCTGGACCAGTCCGACACTCCGTGCCCATATCACCAACCAGCGTACGATGGAGATCTTGCGTGATTTCGGGATTGAGCAGGAGGCGCTGGCCGATGCATCCCCGCAGTCGCAAATGGCCAACACCGTGTTTTGCACCAGCTTGGCCGGACAGGAACTGGGTAGGGTTCAGCCATGGGGAAATCACCCCGCAAGGTTGGCAGAATATACAATGTTTAGCACGACATCGATGTGTGATTTGCCACAGACATATATGGAGCCGCTGTTGGTCTCTAATGCGCTCAAACGAGGAGCAGATGTTCGGTTTAACACGTTTTTTCAGCCTTTTGTGGAGACATCGGATGGTATTTCCGTTCAGGCCGAGGACAGGTTGACCGGCGCTCCCTTTGACATCAGAGCCAAGTATCTTGTGGGTGCGGACGGTGGTAATTCGCTTGTGGCAGAGCAGGCAGGGCTGTCCTTTGAAGGTGCTATGGGCATTGTCGGATCAACGAATATTGAATTTGAAGCCGACCTTAGTGCGCTCACGGTGCATCGCCCCAGCGTTCTTTACTGTGTCATTCAGCCGGGCTCTGACGTTGGTGGGGTTGGTATGGGGTTTCTACGCATGGTGCGGCCATGGAATAAATGGCTGATCGTTTACGGCTACGACTTCGATGCTGGACCGCCAGAAATGATGGATGACTACGCAACAGGCATTATCCGCTCTCTAACTGGCCTGCCAGATCTCGCACCGAAGATCACAGGCACTTCGCTATGGACCGTGAATAACTATTGGGAGACGGAATTGTCCAAAGGTTGCGTTTTTTGCGTTGGAGATGCTGTGCACCGCCATCCGCCAACCAATGGGTTGGGATCAAACACATCCATGCAAGACAGCTACAATCTTGCTTGGAAATTAGCACTCGTTTTGAAGGGCACAGCCGCACCCGCGCTGCTGGACAGCTACAACGCAGAACGCGCGCCTGTCGCTGCCCAAATTGTCTCGCGTGCGATCCGTTCCATCCAAGAGTATGGACCGATCTTCGGCGCACTGGGCCTCGGGCCTGATGTGGACAAGGACGCCACAACAGAATCTATAGCACAGCTCTCTGACGCCTCTGCGAAGGCGCATGAACGCCGTGAAGCGTTTCGCAACGAGCTGGATGCCAAATCATACGAATACAATGCGCATGGTGTTGAAATGAACCAACGATACGTTTCGGGGGCCGTGATACCTGATAGAATACCCAACTCTTCAACGCGCGATGCCGAGTTGTTTCATATTCCGACAACCAGCCCCGGTGCAAAGCTCCCCCATGCCTGGCTTGAGGATAAGACTAATCTCCTCTCCACACTCGACCTTGTGGGGCAGGAAGAATTCACACTGCTGACCGGTATTGAAGGTGAAGCATGCGTCGACGCCGCAGATACTCTGGCCAAGCGACACAAGCTGCCTTTGAGCGCTTATATGATCGGGCGCGGCCAACAGTACCAAGACCTCTACGGAGACTGGCAGCAGCTTCGCGAAGTCCGTGAGGTTGGTTGCATTCTAGTGCGGCCCGATGGCTATGTGGCATGGCGATCCACAGGAATAGCTTCTCGGCCAGACGAAGCGCTTAGCGCCGTGCTCGGTGAGGTTCTGTCTCAGCCAACTTTCGTATCTACACACGAGGCGGCGTGA
- a CDS encoding maleylacetate reductase, whose protein sequence is MDPFVYSAGPARVLFETGGLAKTGAELEFLGVHRALVLSTPQQSGEAEALAKSLGSRAVGVFSDAAMHTPVEVTQQAMAQVQSKNVDGIVSYGGGSTIGLGKAIALRTDLPQLAIPTTYAGSEMTPIIGQTEVGRKTTQTTSKVLPETVIYDPALTYTLPSFIAGPSAVNALAHAVEALYAENRNPVTSMQAEASIAAIGRSMSGLMSGAIDENARADAFYGAWLAGTCLASVGMGIHHKICHTLGGSFNLNHADIHCLMIPYTAAFNRDHAPEAMAAIARALGVSDPIAGLFGLMQTAAKTKDLKSFGMSLDDIERASDLAMERAYYNPRPITRDSVRNMLLAAYEGAHP, encoded by the coding sequence ATGGATCCGTTCGTATACTCTGCCGGACCAGCCCGTGTTTTATTTGAAACAGGCGGGCTGGCAAAGACAGGCGCAGAATTGGAGTTTCTTGGGGTGCACCGTGCCCTTGTGCTTAGCACGCCGCAGCAGTCTGGTGAAGCTGAGGCGCTTGCCAAGTCACTCGGATCTCGCGCTGTCGGTGTCTTTTCCGATGCCGCGATGCACACGCCTGTTGAGGTCACGCAACAGGCCATGGCGCAAGTTCAATCGAAGAATGTTGATGGAATCGTTTCCTATGGTGGCGGCTCGACGATCGGTTTGGGCAAGGCAATTGCGCTTCGGACCGATCTGCCGCAATTAGCGATTCCGACAACCTATGCGGGGTCAGAAATGACGCCCATCATCGGACAGACCGAAGTTGGGCGCAAAACCACACAGACGACATCCAAAGTCTTGCCAGAAACGGTGATCTATGACCCGGCGCTGACATATACGCTGCCTTCGTTTATCGCTGGACCATCGGCGGTGAATGCGCTGGCCCATGCGGTAGAGGCTCTTTACGCGGAAAACCGAAACCCGGTGACCTCTATGCAGGCGGAGGCGTCGATTGCAGCGATCGGTCGATCAATGTCAGGGCTAATGTCTGGCGCGATTGATGAAAATGCGCGTGCTGATGCGTTTTATGGAGCTTGGTTGGCCGGCACTTGTTTGGCCAGCGTCGGTATGGGGATCCATCACAAAATTTGCCACACACTTGGTGGGTCGTTCAATTTGAATCACGCTGATATCCATTGCTTGATGATCCCCTATACGGCTGCGTTCAACCGTGATCACGCACCCGAAGCGATGGCCGCGATAGCGCGGGCCCTAGGTGTGTCCGACCCGATCGCGGGTTTGTTTGGGCTAATGCAAACCGCTGCAAAGACCAAAGACCTCAAGTCATTTGGTATGTCGTTGGATGACATTGAACGCGCGTCAGACCTTGCGATGGAACGGGCCTATTACAATCCACGGCCTATAACGCGCGACAGTGTCCGCAACATGTTGCTGGCAGCCTATGAGGGGGCCCATCCGTGA
- a CDS encoding dioxygenase family protein: protein MDGALKTTPDMITEIVLKSYEKAPDPRTNQILQELIIALHGFAKAVKLTPDELIAATQLLARTGQISDHKRHEFILMSDILGLTMLVETMNDDLPEGAFEPSVLGPFYREGSPEIAHFDNISRGDNDGSPALVSGQVRDIDGNPVVNAMLDIWQTNNNGLYENMDDTQPDYNLRARLRTDGEGTYSFWTVKPESYPIPTDGPVGDVLEAGARHNMRPAHIHFIVSALGYKTIVSELFAREDEYIEGDAVFGVKDSLLVDFTPADEPAVASKSGMENPFWRMSYDFVLVAGDRAQTAFSTER from the coding sequence ATGGATGGCGCTTTAAAGACCACTCCCGACATGATTACCGAGATCGTGCTAAAATCTTATGAGAAGGCTCCCGATCCAAGGACCAACCAAATTCTGCAGGAGCTCATCATCGCACTGCACGGGTTTGCCAAGGCGGTGAAGCTGACGCCTGATGAATTGATCGCCGCGACTCAGCTCTTGGCACGTACTGGCCAAATCAGCGATCATAAGCGGCACGAATTCATCCTAATGTCCGACATTCTTGGACTAACGATGCTGGTCGAGACAATGAATGATGATCTGCCAGAGGGTGCGTTTGAGCCCTCGGTTCTGGGACCGTTTTATCGCGAAGGCTCGCCTGAAATTGCGCATTTCGATAATATCTCTCGTGGTGACAACGATGGCAGTCCTGCGCTTGTGTCTGGGCAAGTCCGGGATATCGACGGCAATCCTGTTGTAAATGCAATGCTGGATATCTGGCAGACTAACAACAATGGGCTCTATGAGAACATGGACGATACGCAACCTGACTATAACTTGCGTGCGCGATTACGTACTGACGGGGAGGGCACATATTCGTTTTGGACAGTAAAGCCAGAATCTTATCCCATTCCAACCGATGGCCCCGTTGGCGACGTTCTAGAAGCCGGTGCTCGTCACAACATGCGTCCGGCGCACATCCACTTTATTGTATCGGCTCTGGGCTACAAGACGATCGTTTCCGAGTTGTTCGCACGGGAAGATGAGTACATCGAGGGTGACGCCGTTTTCGGCGTCAAAGACAGCCTCCTTGTCGATTTCACACCCGCGGATGAGCCCGCTGTTGCGTCTAAGTCTGGCATGGAAAATCCGTTTTGGCGTATGTCATATGATTTTGTTCTTGTGGCCGGCGATCGTGCCCAAACCGCATTTTCAACGGAACGATAG
- a CDS encoding alpha/beta fold hydrolase — protein MSKGTIKNHKADIKDIKMHYTVAGEGPAIVLIHGWPHTNYGWRKVQAKLAENYTVIAPDIRGAGYTSRPETGYDGDNIADDIRTLVKDHLGFDKVVVVGHDWGSVWAYHYAAQFRDEVVGLGNFEMMIPGTGGHEAGMQPKPDGKFFWHMNWHSVPTYPEELIRGNERKYLDYYYTEFSYNPYSVTIEALNEYERAFTQFGSLRSGLEIYKKFWEHAAQAEKHMQTKLEMPVIAWGGAALMNDWCVESMQHVATDVSGGGIPECGHWVAEEQPDFVANEIRKLAEKAFG, from the coding sequence ATGAGTAAGGGTACAATCAAAAACCACAAGGCTGACATCAAAGACATTAAGATGCACTATACGGTCGCAGGTGAAGGGCCTGCGATTGTGCTGATCCACGGATGGCCACATACAAATTACGGTTGGCGCAAAGTACAAGCCAAGTTGGCTGAAAACTACACCGTTATTGCGCCAGACATCCGCGGCGCCGGTTATACCAGCCGCCCTGAAACCGGATATGATGGCGATAATATTGCCGACGATATCAGGACATTGGTGAAGGACCATTTGGGTTTTGATAAAGTGGTCGTTGTGGGGCACGATTGGGGGTCTGTTTGGGCGTATCACTACGCGGCACAGTTCCGGGATGAAGTTGTTGGTCTTGGCAATTTCGAGATGATGATCCCCGGAACGGGCGGCCATGAGGCGGGGATGCAACCAAAGCCTGATGGAAAATTCTTTTGGCATATGAATTGGCATTCGGTGCCGACCTACCCCGAAGAATTGATCCGCGGGAACGAGCGTAAATACCTCGACTATTACTACACTGAATTCAGCTACAATCCTTACTCTGTGACGATTGAGGCGTTGAATGAATATGAGCGGGCCTTCACTCAGTTCGGCTCGTTGCGTTCCGGCCTAGAGATTTACAAAAAGTTTTGGGAGCACGCTGCGCAAGCCGAAAAGCACATGCAGACCAAGCTGGAGATGCCCGTAATTGCTTGGGGCGGGGCTGCGTTGATGAACGATTGGTGCGTTGAGTCGATGCAGCATGTCGCAACGGACGTATCAGGTGGTGGCATCCCAGAATGTGGCCATTGGGTTGCCGAAGAGCAGCCTGATTTCGTGGCCAATGAAATCCGGAAACTGGCTGAAAAAGCCTTTGGTTAA